The window TCACTTTATTCAACCACATGCTAACCATACTCTCCACTGCCCATAAGATTGTAGTCAACTTAGCATCCTCCTTGTTAAGCACGTCTAAGAAAGTTCTCTTACTATGACAGTTCACCACTCCCCTGTGATTTTGCACTACCCAAGCAACTCCAAGAAACTTCCTTCCTTTGTCCCACGCAAAAGTTACATTACACATCAACCAATCCAATGGTGGAGGTCTCCACTTCACTCTTGTATGTCTTCCTTGAGATCTCTATGTCAATAATCTGAGCATTAAGCCACTCCTCAGAATTTTGTAAAGTTTTATTAGACCATAACACAAATAGGGTAAGAGATGGTCACATGAAACGCCAAATCTGACGATCTAAAGCACATTTAACATAGCTCTAaccaaaaaacacacacacacacacagcatAGAAAATGGACAGATGGCTTATCGACCCCGAGCCACCAAACTCCAACACGGGGTTACCGGGAGGCAACCAGGAACCCGAGATTGTGAAGAGACCAAGAGCATGCCACATAGCACACAATGAGAAACTAAACATGTTTGCAACCACACCCACTCCATCGCTCACCCAGATGCACATGTGAAGCTTGACAAACCACAAGAGCCACGAGCGCCATCACTGAAGGCCTACTCTATCGATTAACATATGCCATCCTCATGAACCGTTAAACCCACCAAGGACAACATGTCTAAGATAGCTAACTGGATCTGAAACCACACACATCAACTCAACCGCAAAGGAAGAGAAGATAATTGATGGGGGAGAAGGCACAAAGACGGACAAGAACAAAAAGCAAGAAAAGCGGGGGTTCATCAGCCGTACAATGTGGCGATGGCCACTGGAAAACACGCTAAAACTGTGTGCAATCGCCAAAACTTAGTATCATACTTGTGAGGCCCTTTGTCTCATATCAATTTGCTAAATGTTATCAATTGTATTGGATTTTCCTCaaattaagtttaaaattataacatATATCCACCTAATATTTGTAAAGGAGTTATAAAGGACACTACCAACAACCATACAATATGCCAAAACAGCTTATTCATTTCTCCATGTCCCGGCTGGACATAAATAGCTTTTGTTTTCAACATCTCTTTCCTGCTATGTTCTCAACTGTCTTCCTCTTACTTCCCGcttgttaaattatattttttggttgagtcataaattttatattttcagacCGTAATAACAAAATATGTCGGTTACTAGCTCAAAAGATTCTGAAACCTATATGGGGACCTATATTTTCAAATtcgttataacaaaatctgtccAGGTATACATACCTTTATATTAATTTGTCAATAGTAGACACAATTACTTTCATATTAGCGAAActaattatcaaaattatatataactcagaattatagaaaaaattatCAACTCATGtgaatttataaaatgtttaactacaggaaaactaaattaaaaaaaaattatatttgtttatcttATATGATAAGCTTTTCTCTATGAtctatctaaatatataatacatctGTTCTAATCATAATTATTTGAGAAATACCCTAGGATAGCactgaattttttttgtcataaatatAAGCTCTAAGGatcaaaatgactaaaatatttaaggaaaaattacatgtttaccacttttatggtactactttttatttttactactactaatgagacattttcaaaaatacattcttcactaagtggcaaaagattcttataaaaaaataaaaaataaaaaataaaaaaaaataaaaaaataaaaagataaaaaaaaatttacatttttttttatgttttcgaattatactttttcaaattcgaacttttttgtaaaaaatcctttttgaatttttttcgaatttttttttcaaatttcttttcgaaaaacaaaaattatatttgaaactatttttaaaatttttatatattttttaagtatttatatatttattagaatcatacatttcacattccaaaaaccctaccccacccctcaactctaaaccctaagtctagattagttaaccctaagggtataattgtattttaccctttattaaaagtgagggtaaaagtggttagtgtaaacatgaaaagttgtactatgaatgtggtatttgtggcaatttcccaatatttaattaaagaggtaaatatacacttatactcgTAGAGTTAACTAAATCAaacattagggtttagagttaagggatgAAGATTTAtgattaagttttaaaattttaaaataaaaaataaatattaaaaatttgaaaaaatagtttcaaaaagtattttgaattacaaaaagaaaatttgaaaaaaataaaaaaaaattcaaaaacaattcaaaaagaaattataaaaaatttgaaattgaaaacatataatctgaaactataaaatatttttttttatttttatttgtatttatatatctaggaCATTAAGgtctttttacctattaaatgatatatttggtcatttttttccttaaggtctatttaagagaattgcgctaattatttatatataatataaatattttttttctagttatgtattttattttattaatttcatttttctacgtttatcataatttgtttattaaaaattaaaaaaaaataaattaaattatattttgatgaatttatttttgctttttactattttaataaatataccaATTGATTATAtactatacatatattataaatattgtataaattccataaataaatataattaaattatacctCGATgagtatattttttaattttactttcACTAAATATGGAATTAATTGtgcatatacatatatttaaaatattgtacaaattacataaattattaatttaaaaaataagaaaaacataaactacataaaagtttaattattaaacaaaaactgtaatttctaaaattaaattaaaggaTTATAAGattaatttcatattaaaattaatcaaaGGAATGATGAGACGAATTTATAAAGTCAAAAGTATAAAAGGACcaattgattctaaaataattcCGGTTTATATAATCACATTCTAAAAGAAAAAGGCTTGGCTTTCAGGCTTTGTTCCTACGAGCAAACCCAGTTCTCGCCCAGCAACCACAaccgcttcttcttcttcctcctcctctcattttattttttccatttATATCTTCCAATACCTCCTTACCGCTATTGATTCCATTCGATTTCTTGAATTCTGTTGggggaaagaagaagagagcttGTAGGGAGGGTATCAATTAGTATTCACTAATGGAGAAATGGATCTTTTTGTTGCTGTTGGTGATTGTGTTTGGGAAGCTAACGTTCGTTGCCTTCTGCGCTAGGGTTCCGATTTGTACTCCGAGGTCTGTTAAAGATTACTACACCTTTGAGTTACGCGATCCGACTTGTCCACTTTCTGACGAATTACACGAGCGTCTTCCTTTTGTTGCCGTCACCGAGGCAAGAAAGTTTCCACAACATTACGCAATTGATTGAAACATTCCTTATTAGTTGCGAATCTTTGTTTCATTGAGTAGGGTGATGAGCGTTGGTTGCAAACAGCTTTGGATATGATTCACAAAAACAAGTGTAACTATGTGGCTTTGCTCTTCTATGCATCATGGTGTCCTTTCTCAATCTCCTTTAGACCAAGCTTCCATGTCATCTCTTCTCTCTACTCCTCAATTCCTCACTTTGCAATAAAGGAATCATCCGTTAAGCCAAGGTGGGTTAACACAATGGCCTCCTCCTCAGTCTAGCTGTTTcttatttttctgttttgatTACTTGTTGGTGGTGTGCACTGTGCAGCACCCTCTCTAAGTATGGAGTTCATGGGTTTCCTACTCTCTTGCTTGTGAATTCAACAATGAGGGCACGGTACCGAGGAACTAGAATGCTTGATTCTCTTGTTGCTTTCTACACCGATGTTACCGGTAAGATGTTTTTACTTGTCTACGATTGTTTTGAACAACTCAACCGGAGAATTTCTGTGGGACTGTAGGCATTGAGACGCTGGATAAGACTTCCATCGAGAAAAGCGTACCAGTTCCTCATCTTGGCAACGAAGACAATACTGAGCCAGAGAACTGCCCTTTCACATGGGCGAGATCACCCGAGAATATGATTCGCCAAGAGACCTGTTTGGCTCTTGCTGTCGCATTCATTCTGTTGAGATTGCTCTATTTGGTTTATCCTGCACTCGTTGTGTTGATGAAGTACACTTGGAGACGGATTGCTCATAACTTGAGACAGGAAAGCCCGTCGGGTTTCTCAGCCGAGCTGTACAACTATGCATGCATCTTATAGAGCCTTGCAAGAGGAGAAATCTGCAGGGAGGAGCCAGCCATGAACGCTAGAGCATTGGCCTCCTAGTCTTTGGCCACTGTCTCAATTGGGGATTCAAGCTCATCAAACAGAGTAAGTTCAGCTAGTTCTCAGTGACTTCAAAATTCTAGAAAGATAGCAAATGTGGTCAGCTAAAATGCTTGGCTGTAGCAGCCATATGTTACACCTTTTTAGGATACAGTTTTGCCTCTTTCCTGTATAATCCATAGCTGAACAGTTTGTACCAAAAGTGTATCGATGGCAATATTATAAAAGTCAATTCATGATGTTTCTGTCAATACTATATCATAATTGAATGTTGCTTCTAACTTGTTTCCTCAAAACAGTTTCACAAAATACATGAATCTCAGACTTGCCCCAAATCTATTTGGCAATTAATCAAGCTCTCTACAACTGAGGCATCAGTCTTAACTTGTTTTCACAAAATAAATGATTCATTCACGCCAATTATATTACTCTTAGTTGTACAGCCATTTGCATTTCTTTTCCTGTTAAATTAATTGAACACTAAAATTCTCAAAACTGTTGATACTACTTTATATCAAACTAATATTTTCTCCCGTGCTATGCAGGGGCATTTATTTTATAACtctaattgtatttttttttgtaattgtatttttttttgttgggttATGAAATTTACAGtggaaataaatattatttatagagTTATATTTATTAGTgaacttaaaaacaaaattaaatttttaatattaaaacagtCCAATATGGACACaagatgaacattatataatagttgccaaaaaaaaaatgaacattatataataatttacttATCAAAAAAGAACATTACATATGAAATATCAAATCgagaaaaaacatatattttgtgaataattaacgtcaatatatttgtatttttttttattttatatttatttttgttttgtagtaCTGTTTTCCTagtattttattaggttttcttttcttaaactATACTTGCATTAAGAACATGGAATCTTAGTTTCTAACAGAAATTGCAAATGAAAAGTGTATCAACAAACTTCTGTGAGATTATAAACAGataaaataaagtataaaaaaaccAACCTGATCAAGTGAGATCTTGATCTAGAGAGTAGGCATATTTTGTTCTCGTTTTGTCTACCAGCCTAGTTTCTTGAGTCCATTTGTTGTCTTTTAATCATCtccatatttttcatttttgtaattctCCTTTTCTGAAATATCGCtatgaaaatagttttttttaaaaagcttttAGCTACGACAACCTACCAGGGATATGTATATAACaaaaatcttatataatatTGAGCACTTTTTTAAATAACGAAAATGTTATATAATATTGTGCAAGTTTTTGTTATCAGATGTGAATAGTATTCATGACAATTAGTATCTGTCTTATGCAAATGTATATTCGTTTGGTGATATTAGGCTGGCTTTAAACtaataaatcaaattttgtCATCCTATATTCATTGTACAGAAAAATTGTGTTATGACTAGTTACTGCCACAATCAAATTTCAGAAACATTTGTTAAATTTTAGGGACCAtagtaaaaaaattgaaaccctGTGTGTAACTAAAGTTTCAGAGGATATGAAGAGTACCCAAGAACAGAGATTGAAGCAGCTTGTGTTTATACACCAAACCATATGATTCTCACTCACTCACTTACACAAACCAAACCACAAATCAAACAATAAAATTTCCAAACATCCGGAAAGCCGATCAACCATTTTACACCGGaggaaacaaaaatatattaaaaatacctTTTACATCATCTTCTATTCTTGATACTCaaactttatttatttggtttcttCCATTTACTAATAGTTTCATCCTTTTCTCTGGtggttttgtaaaatatatttcatcACCTTAATCTGACGACGATGCAAGATATATCATCTTTGCTGTCTCTTCTTAGTGCTTCGGTTGTTAGTTCTTTTGCTGCTTTCAATGGATCTTTAATTCTTCTGGCGATATCAATCGCCTCTTGATTAGCCATCACCTATACCATTACACATCAGAACCAAAACCGGTAATCAAAAAAGAATACAACACCATATTGTTTACCTTCCATAGACCGTCACTAGCAAGAACTAGAACATCTGTGCGAGCATCTACAGATGAATCCTTAACGTCTGGATCTGACCGTAGATGTGTTTTGAGGCTTTTGTCCCCAAAAGCACGGGAAACTGCTAGCTGCCCGTTAACCCGAGGAACATCTCCTGAAAGACAAAACATGTTTAGGGATCTGAAGCTGGCTTGAATAACTCAGTGATATGTGTTTGGTATGACAATCTAAGAGAGTAAATAACCTGGCATGTTTGATACAAAGCCTCCTTTATCCTCAATGCTTAACCTTTCAGTGTGGGGCTCGTGATCTATAGTCATCTGTATTGCCTGACCACCTTGTGACAAAACAGCCCGGGAATCACCCACATTTGCCACCCACAAATGTCGTCCATTCAGCAGAATAGCGGTTACAGCGGTTGAGCCACCACGGCCTAGGTCAGAATGTGACAGAATGGTTTGGTCTGTCTTCTCATAGGCAGCAACTAGTGCTCTCTGAGGATCAAACCAAAAATGCTCCtgaacacaaacacacacacacttacAAAGGTTAAAAAATGAGGAACAAGAACGAACTAGAAGCTGTGggataaaaagaaaaatgtaaGGACCTCTTTGAGAATGTTGGAGAACAAATGCTTCTGAAGATAAGCAGGAACACGTTCGCCCAAATGACCATCGTAGATAGCAAACAAACCGAGCTCCTTGCCGTCAATTTTCGTGAATTTGGAGACATAATAATCTTCCATTGGATGATTAGCTTTCCCTTTCACCAAGCTGTAACCAAATTTAATCTCACCATCGCTGTTTTTTCCTTTCCCAGAACTAGTTGACGCCCTCCCAGTCACGAGCTATAAACAATTGTTACAAGACTCAGAGAAGCAAAATCCATAAATAACTCAGAAGTAGACAGTTTCACAAATATCTTTAACACAAAAGGACCAAGTCTTCCAACACATTGACCCAAAACATTGATACGATATCAGTCTAAAATTAGACTTGCAAGAATCAATTTAACAAGTcaattctacaaaaaaaaaaagatatcaagGAAAGACAAAAACTAGATATGAGATATGAGTTTGCATACATCGGAGTCTGAAGAACCGAAGCAACATAAGCTCGCCATGAGAAGcagatgtttgatttaactgaTTCCGCAAAACACCTTGTCCAAGATTTCAAGACCCTTCAAACTTTAAAACTTTTCATAAACCGAGAAACACCTAAACCCCCAAAAAGGCCGACtcttaataaaatagataaaatcaGAGAGAACCCAGTAGATAATTACCTCAAAATCGGAGAACCCAGATTCGAAAAACCATAAAGATAGGATACTTTGGAGTCGACTACTACGCGGCTTGGAGTAATTCCGTGACGAAAGGGTTATTGACAGACTGCAAATGTACTTCTCCAAAAGTCTTCGATAAAACCAGAATATTAGTGGAAGACGACGACGAAGTAGACTTAAATGTTTTGCCTGTTTGGTTTTCTTCCTTTCTTgtctttttatttaataatgtaAATCATCTCTTTCCTTGTATTGGGCTTCCTTGGTTGACTTTCTTGCCGTGTCTTAAAAGTAGTCTCTGTGGCTTTTTCTTCTGTATTTTTTGGTCCGGTAAAAGGTTGAGTGGTACATTATTCTTAGaaaaaaagactaggatagcaccaaaccaaatTTTTGTTCCTAAAGTAGCACTtgctcaaaatcacaaaaataggtttcattaaagaggaaaatatacacttataccctttgggttaattaatccaaactttagggtttagagttaagggatgCGGTtttagaattagggtttaaaattttataaaaataaatactaaaataaaaaataaaaattttaaaaacagtttcaaaaagtatttttaaattataaaaagaaaatttgaaaaaaataaaaaaattcaaaaaaaaaatttcaaaaaaaaaattataaaaatttcgaatctgaaaacatataatctgaaactataaaaaaatttcctttttcatttttttatttttatttttattttatttatttttgtttgtttatttaattttaaaccaagggtattagggatattttaccctttaatgaatgtcatttttgtgactttctccttctagtgttatttttgagacataaacttcaaaaggtgctattattgacaattgcccttatt is drawn from Brassica rapa cultivar Chiifu-401-42 chromosome A05, CAAS_Brap_v3.01, whole genome shotgun sequence and contains these coding sequences:
- the LOC103868838 gene encoding probable protein phosphatase 2C 10 isoform X2, encoding MEDYYVSKFTKIDGKELGLFAIYDGHLGERVPAYLQKHLFSNILKEEHFWFDPQRALVAAYEKTDQTILSHSDLGRGGSTAVTAILLNGRHLWVANVGDSRAVLSQGGQAIQMTIDHEPHTERLSIEDKGGFVSNMPGDVPRVNGQLAVSRAFGDKSLKTHLRSDPDVKDSSVDARTDVLVLASDGLWKVMANQEAIDIARRIKDPLKAAKELTTEALRRDSKDDISCIVVRLR
- the LOC103868838 gene encoding probable protein phosphatase 2C 10 isoform X1; translation: MASLCCFGSSDSDLVTGRASTSSGKGKNSDGEIKFGYSLVKGKANHPMEDYYVSKFTKIDGKELGLFAIYDGHLGERVPAYLQKHLFSNILKEEHFWFDPQRALVAAYEKTDQTILSHSDLGRGGSTAVTAILLNGRHLWVANVGDSRAVLSQGGQAIQMTIDHEPHTERLSIEDKGGFVSNMPGDVPRVNGQLAVSRAFGDKSLKTHLRSDPDVKDSSVDARTDVLVLASDGLWKVMANQEAIDIARRIKDPLKAAKELTTEALRRDSKDDISCIVVRLR
- the LOC103868837 gene encoding 5'-adenylylsulfate reductase-like 4, with the translated sequence MEKWIFLLLLVIVFGKLTFVAFCARVPICTPRSVKDYYTFELRDPTCPLSDELHERLPFVAVTEGDERWLQTALDMIHKNKCNYVALLFYASWCPFSISFRPSFHVISSLYSSIPHFAIKESSVKPSTLSKYGVHGFPTLLLVNSTMRARYRGTRMLDSLVAFYTDVTGIETLDKTSIEKSVPVPHLGNEDNTEPENCPFTWARSPENMIRQETCLALAVAFILLRLLYLVYPALVVLMKYTWRRIAHNLRQESPSGFSAELYNYACIL